Proteins co-encoded in one Setaria viridis chromosome 9, Setaria_viridis_v4.0, whole genome shotgun sequence genomic window:
- the LOC117837160 gene encoding RING-H2 finger protein ATL1, with product MDPPPAPFASSPPSSPSPPSPSSSSSASITMVIITVVGIFAAFALLASYYAFVTKCGLLRALWSRHPPWRWRARGGGGREPSVIRAAASDDRRGLGLPLIRMLPVVKFTAAACGDAGGCSMAPRISVSECAVCLSEFVERERVRLLPNCSHAFHIDCIDTWLQGSARCPFCRSDVTLPAAARFPASCIPASATTVPSRRDTELPCDSIVIEVRGEHERWFGHRGAGTPAGGRRPRHQKQLRKSESVGDEAIDTRKTGEEFAVQPLRRSLSLDSCCDDKHLYVSVQELRAATQRQAFDPPVHS from the coding sequence ATGGATCCGCCACCGGCGCCATTCGCCTCCAGCCCGCCGtcctcgccttcgccgccctcgccgtcgtcgtcgtcgagcgcgAGCATCACCATGGTGATCATCACCGTCGTGGGCATCTTCGCGGCGTTCGCGCTCCTCGCGAGCTACTACGCGTTCGTGACCAAGTGCGGCCTGCTGCGCGCGCTCTGGTCGCGCCACCCGCCCTGGCGCTGGCGcgcgcggggaggcggcggccgggagccgTCCGTCATCCGCGCCGCGGCGAGCGACGACCGCCGGGGCCTCGGCCTGCCGCTCATCCGCATGCTACCGGTCGTCAAGTTCACAGCGGCGGCCTGCGGAGACGCCGGAGGATGCAGCATGGCGCCGAGGATATCCGTGTCGGAGTGCGCCGTGTGCCTGAGCGAGTTCGTGGAGCGGGAGCGCGTCCGGCTGCTGCCCAACTGCTCCCACGCCTTCCACATCGACTGCATCGACACGTGGCTGCAGGGCAGCGCCCGCTGCCCCTTCTGCCGGAGCGACGTCACGCTGCCGGCCGCAGCGCGGTTTCCGGCGAGCTGCATTccggcgtcggcgacgacggTCCCCAGCCGTCGGGACACCGAGCTCCCCTGCGACAGCATTGTGATCGAGGTGAGAGGGGAGCACGAGAGATGGTTCGGTCACCGCGGCGCAGGCACTCCGGCCGGCGGCAGAAGGCCGCGGCACCAGAAGCAGCTGCGCAAGTCGGAGAGCGTCGGCGACGAGGCCATCGACACGAGGAAAACGGGCGAGGAGTTCGCGGTGCAGCCCTTGCGGCGGTCCCTGTCCCTCGACTCCTGCTGCGACGACAAGCACCTCTACGTGTCCGTCCAGGAGCTCCGCGCCGCCACTCAGAGGCAAGCGTTCGATCCGCCCGTGCATTCATGA
- the LOC117838562 gene encoding protein KINESIN LIGHT CHAIN-RELATED 3, which produces MRRLPKSLLLACLSRPLRPRSPLPLLPTPPPHHPLPHRLPFSTQTLTPSPPPPPPDAAPPPASKPAGLALLEAAELHESEGDHRKALDLALKAVAPLHESHGGWSLPVARALRLAGAAASRVGLAGDGFESLGAAAEIVDHLAPARGRREPEVAAVGAAVHEQLARAKMAVGRRWDAVGDLRRALELKSGCLDEGSAELGDAYRDAAEAYAGVLDFDKALPLCSKALGIAEGRFGLDSKEVAKVRRLLAVVYTGLGRHVDALEQIELVKMVYEQLGLNVELSQVEIDGANIRILLGKSEEALNDLKRVMKRADKESEERALAYVAMAKILTSQERISDSKRCLEIARGIIDTNDSMNPGRVAEAYAEISLLHEAMAEFETSLSLMKKTLAILKDAKEMQHIEGSISARMGWLLLHSERVAEAVPYLETAVEKLKNCFGPQHFGLGFAYKNLGEAYLGMDRPESAVKFLMLAKGIIHATFGPTHEDSIDTTQSIANAYGVMGSYNLAMDFQEQVIDAYKSCGADSSDDLREACRLREQIKMKAKGLRHAVFPANSLPVLPDRND; this is translated from the exons ATGCGGCGGCTCCCGAaatccctcctcctcgcctgccTCTCCCGGCCACTCCGCCCCCGATCCCCACTCCCGCTACTCCCCACGCCGCCTCCCCACCACCCGCTTCCTCACCGCCTTCCCTTCTccacccaaaccctaaccccgtcccctcctcctccgcctcccgatgcggcgccgccgccggcgtccaagCCCGCGGGCCTCGCGCTcctggaggcggcggagctccaCGAGTCCGAGGGCGACCACCGCAAGGCCCTTGACCTCGCCCTCAAGGCGGTTGCCCCGCTGCACGAGTCCCACGGCGGGTGGTCGCTCCCCGTCGCTCgcgcgctccgcctcgccggcgccgccgcctcccgcgtcggcctcgccggcgacgggttcgagtccctcggcgccgccgcggagatCGTCGACCACCTGGCCCCCGCGCGGGGGCGCCGGGAGCCCGAGGTGGCTGcggtcggcgccgccgtgcaCGAGCAGCTGGCGCGCGCGAAGATGGCCGTGGGGAGGCGGTGGGACGCGGTGGGCGACCTCCGGCGCGCGCTGGAGCTGAAGAGCGGCTGCCTGGATGAAGGGAGCGCGGAGCTGGGGGACGCCTACAGGGATGCCGCCGAGGCCTATGCGGGAGTGCTGGACTTTGACAAGGCGCTGCCGTTGTGTTCCAAGGCGTTGGGGATTGCAGAGGGGCGATTCGGTTTGGACTCAAAAGAAGTGGCTAAGGTCCGGCGGCTTCTTGCAGTTGTCTATACTGGGTTAGGTCGCCATGTGGATGCACTGGAGCAAATTGAGCTGGTTAAGATGGTGTATGAGCAATTGGGATTGAATGTCGAGCTTTCCCAGGTTGAAATTGATGGGGCCAATATCCGTATTTTGTTGGGGAAATCGGAGGAGGCGTTGAATGACCTTAAGAGGGTGATGAAGCGGGCCGACAAGGAGAGCGAGGAACGTGCACTAGCATATGTTGCAATGGCAAAGATCTTGACCTCCCAGGAGAGGATCTCGGACTCAAAACGGTGCTTGGAAATTGCTCGTGGGATTATCGACACAAATGATTCCATGAACCCTGGGCGAGTTGCTGAGGCATATGCTGAGATATCATTGTTACACGAGGCAATGGCAGAGTTTGAAACGTCTTTAAGCTTGATGAAGAAAACACTTGCAATTCTCAAGGATGCCAAGGAGATGCAGCACATTGAAGGCAGCATCTCTGCAAGGATGGGGTGGCTCCTACTGCATTCGGAAAGAGTTGCTGAGGCTGTTCCTTATCTGGAGACTGCAGTTGAGAAGTTGAAGAATTGCTTTGGGCCGCAGCACTTTGGGCTAGGTTTTGCTTATAAGAATTTGGGCGAGGCCTATCTCGGGATGGACCGACCTGAATCAGCTGTGAAGTTCCTCATGCTTGCAAAGGGTATTATACATGCTACATTTGGGCCAACGCATGAGGATTCCATTGACACAACTCAGTCCATTGCAAATGCATACGGCGTGATGGGAAG CTACAATCTTGCTATGGACTTTCAAGAACAAGTCATAGATGCTTACAAAAGCTGTGGTGCTGATTCCTCAGATGACCTCAGAGAAGCTTGTAGGCTTCGAGAGCAGATCAAGATGAAGGCGAAAGGGTTGCGTCATGCAGTATTTCCAGCAAATTCATTGCCGGTGCTACCTGACCGCAATGACTAG
- the LOC117835812 gene encoding WAT1-related protein At5g64700-like, whose protein sequence is MALPNNGAGGVWRRYAPHALMTLVQLCYTILYFITEAAFNRGLNPYVYVTYRHLLVGVLLWPKLRPKMTIMLFLEIFVLSLLGVLNSEHVFHKLEVHISNVSSMKRYPAELSLTAWISLVGGIQSAVFAVIMQHKQEDWLIGFGLKFWCIVYTGIACNGFTIFIQLYCTKKKGPVISIIGGALAILGLYMLLWGKDKDQEQEASKEQEPELDHEKQEKVDDISSG, encoded by the exons ATGGCTCTTCCCAACAATGGAGCGGGCGGGGTGTGGAGGAGGTACGCGCCTCACGCTCTGATGACCCTGGTGCAGCTGTGCTACACAATCTTGTACTTCATCACCGAGGCTGCCTTCAACAGGGGGCTCAACCCCTATGTCTACGTGACTTACCGGCATCttctcgtcggcgtcctcctatGGCC GAAGCTGAGGCCTAAAATGACTATCATGCTGTTTTTGGAGATATTTGTACTATCACTGCTGGG GGTGCTTAACTCTGAACATGTATTTCACAAGCTTGAAGTACACATCTCCAAC GTGTCATCTATGAAGAGGTACCCAGCCGAGCTCTCACTGACAGCATGGATCTCATTGGTAGGAGGAATACAGTCGGCAGTTTTCGCGGTGATTATGCAGCACAAGCAGGAAGATTGGCTGATAGGCTTCGGCCTCAAGTTCTGGTGCATTGTGTACACA GGAATTGCTTGCAATGGCTTCACAATCTTCATTCAGCTATATTGCACCAAGAAGAAAGGGCCAGTCATCAG CATAATTGGAGGGGCGCTTGCAATTCTGGGCCTTTACATGTTGCTGTGGGGCAAGGACAAGGATCAAGAACAAGAAGCGAGTAAAGAGCAGGAGCCTGAGTTAGATCACGAGAAGCAGGAGAAGGTAGACGATATTTCTTCAGGCTGA
- the LOC117835998 gene encoding WAT1-related protein At2g39510 — MALEVAEKGGVWRRYAPHVQMVLAQLCYTLMYFITEAAFNRGLNPYVYVTYRHLLVAVLIWPFAYYHERGLRPKMTFMLFMEIFVLSLLGVSLTLNMYFASLKYTSPTFVTSMVNTIASMTFVIAIILRMEIVDAKSLRGLAKIAGTVVSFAGVTTMTLYKGAAIKCLWKSPVHIHGGGGGAVAHDSWVKGSVLAVASCICWSIWYIMQASSLKRYPAQLSLTAWMCTVGGVQSTVFTVFMQHKPEDWLIGFGLKFWCIVYSGLACNGFTVFVQLWCTEKKGPVFVTMFNPLSTIMVAILAYFIFGENLYVGSIIGSVVVILGLYMLLWGKEKDQVHGASKEQELELDCEKQARKARDVYAVQQNGTEAPMTVK, encoded by the exons ATGGCTCTCGAGGTCGCTGAGAAGGGAGGGGTGTGGCGGCGGTACGCGCCGCACGTCCAGATGGTCCTGGCGCAGCTGTGCTACACGCTCATGTACTTCATCACCGAGGCCGCCTTCAACCGGGGGCTCAACCCCTACGTCTATGTCACCTACCGGCACCTGCTCGTCGCCGTCCTCATCTGGCCATTCGCCTACTACCATGAGAG GGGGTTGAGGCCCAAAATGACATTCATGCTGTTCATGGAGATATTCGTGCTGTCGCTTCTCGG GGTGAGCTTGACTCTGAACATGTACTTCGCAAGCCTGAAGTACACGTCCCCAACGTTCGTCACTTCCATGGTGAACACCATCGCCTCCATGACCTTCGTCATCGCCATCATCCTCAG GATGGAGATCGTGGACGCCAAGAGCCTCCGAGGGCTCGCCAAGATCGCAGGGACCGTGGTGTCTTTCGCCGGGGTGACCACCATGACCCTGTACAAGGGAGCGGCGATCAAGTGCCTCTGGAAGTCGCCTGTTCACAtccacggcggcggaggcggcgccgtcgcGCATGACAGTTGGGTGAAAGGTTCAGTCCTTGCCGTGGCCAGCTGCATATGCTGGTCCATCTGGTACATCATGCAG GCATCATCTCTGAAGAGGTACCCGGCCCAGCTCTCGCTGACGGCATGGATGTGCACGGTTGGGGGGGTACAGTCGACTGTCTTCACGGTGTTCATGCAGCACAAGCCGGAAGACTGGCTCATCGGCTTCGGCCTCAAGTTCTGGTGCATCGTGTACTCG GGACTCGCCTGCAACGGCTTCACGGTCTTCGTCCAGCTGTGGTGCACCGAGAAGAAAGGCCCCGTCTTCGTCACCATGTTCAACCCCCTGTCGACGATCATGGTGGCCATCCTGGCCTACTTCATCTTCGGCGAGAACCTGTACGTCGGAAG CATAATCGGAAGTGTGGTTGTAATTCTGGGCCTGTACATGTTGCTGTGGGGCAAGGAGAAAGACCAAGTGCATGGCGCGAGCAAAGAGCAGGAGCTCGAGCTGGACTGCGAGAAGCAGGCGAGGAAGGCGCGCGACGTCTACGCCGTGCAGCAGAACGGCACCGAAGCTCCCATGACGGTGAAGTGA